From the Phycisphaeraceae bacterium genome, the window CGCCGCACTCGCTGCCCGCGGAACCACCATCATCAACCGTGTCTACCACATCGACCGAGGCTACGAACGCCTCGAACATCGCCTCGCCAGCCTTGGCGCAGCCATCACACGCACCGAAGGCTCGGCCTGAGAACGCGGTAGATTCGGCACTCCCGCCGCTCTTCCGCCACCAATGCGCATGAAAAAGGGCGACCGACCCCGGCCGCCCTTGCGCTCAGCTGAATCTCCCGAATCTCACGCCGCCTGAGTCACCGGCGTGCAGTTCGACACGCCCTGCTGCGGATTCACACACATGAACGGAGCAAACCCGCCGAACGGCATCGGGTACGCCGCAATGCGCCCAGTGTGCTCAACCTGCTGCCCATTGGTGTTGGTCGTCACCGGAGTCTGGCCGTTGAACGGAGTGTTCACCGGCGAAACAGCCTGGTAGTTGAACGGAAACTGACCGTTCCACACATTCGCGTTGCCGATGCCGAACGGCTGCGCCAGGCCGAACGGATACACCGTGCCGAACGGCTGTGCAAACCCATTGAAGTTCTGGGTGCCACCGAACGGAGCGATGTTGGTCCACGGCGCGATGTTGGTCCACGGCGTGGTGTTCGACCACGGCGTGGTATTCGCAAACGGAGTCTGCACACCATTGAACCCGATGAACGGATTGACCTGGTTCCAGCCAGTGGCTGTGAACGGACTGAGCGTGTTCCAGCTGTTGAGCGTGTTGAACGGATTGAACGTGCTCACCGGCGAAGTGCCGATGGTGTTCGACACCAAGTTGTTCCAGAAAGGTGACCACCCGTTCGCAACAGTGTTCAAGCCGCTGTTGAAGCCATTGGTGTACTGGCCATAGAACCCACCAAACGGCGTCTGGTTGTACCCGCCAAACGGCACCTGGAACGGATTGAAGTTCGTCGTGTTCCACGGCGTCGTCGTGTTCGAGCCGACGAACGGAGTCTGCCAGTTGTTCCAGTGACTCGGACCAAAGTTCCCCGGCGTGAACGAGGGAATGCCGAACGAACCATAGAAAGGCGTCTGGGCAAACGGATACGTATTGAATGGATTAAAATTCGTGTTCATGCGGTCGTCTCCTGCAAAACCAGTGTTCTTATCTCTCGCGCGAGCACATCGCCCGCGACGAATCCAGACCATCGCTCCAGCAGCCCTCGGCCCCGGACTTCGATGCCACGCGGAACATTCCGCCATGGACCCGATTGATCGGCAAGAACACCAGCCAACATTGGAGAATCGACCTGTTGTACAAGGTTTACTCCTGCACACCCGAAACCAGCAAAAAATGCGCATCGCCCACACCCAAGCGTGCAACTCCCACGCCATCAACGCATAACGACCGCGCAAGCCCGCGCGCGCACGCCCGGCGCAAAGCACGCAACGCTCATCTCATTTCCGATAACGTACAACAGAGCATCCGGCACAACGCTTATCCAAACGTCTGCCCGCTCTCCATGTCCTGCAACTTCCAACCAAGCGAACGGCAGATGCGGCTCAGTACAGGCCACGCCACGTCCTGATCCGTAACTGTCACAATCGCCTGTTGAATCGCGTCCTGCGTTGTCGGATACTCAATCACGATTCCAGGACCATGCAGAACCTCTGTCCCGTTCGATCGCCGTGGCGATCCATCCGGCGCCGTATTGAACGGTGCAAGAATACGAACAAACTCCCCCTCATCACCCAGAGGCACAAACCCGGAACCTGGCTTTGCGCCATCCTCCAACCGAAAGAGAACCAATTGCCGCTTCCTCGCCACTCAGACCCCCAAACTCAATCGTCTTCCGCGCCCGCTTCCAGATCTCGATTCTGAATCAGCGTGTCGACCATGTCGATCAGGCGCTCCAGAGGCACCGGCTTGAGCAAATAAGCATCAACGCCCAGAGACTCAGCGTAGGCCTGATGCCGACGCCCTTCGTTGGCCGTCACCATTACCACCAGCGGGCTGTCCTCATGCCCCTTGATCCGCTCGAGCGCCAAAAACCCCGATCGCCCCGGCAGCATCATGTCCAGAATGACCACATCAGGGTCCTCCTCCATGCACAGCCTCACTGCCGTATTCCCATCCGAAGCCGACAGCGTCTCGGCACCTTCGGCTGCAAACGCCACCATCATCGACTCCAGCACGTCCCGGTCGTCATCCACAACCAGCACACGCACATCCGTCAGCCTCTCACGCGATCTTGCCACGACAGGTCTCCTGTATTCGCCATCAACCGTCTAAGGCAGCCTCTCAAGCCCATGCTCCGCCAGATACGCCCGATCCCGATCACTTTGATCGCAAATCGTCTCGACCTCTGCCTCGCTCAGCCATGGAAGCGTTTGCAACTTCTCCCGCAACCTCGCCGGCATGGGGCTGTTGAACTTCTCATGCGCAGGCCGGCTCTTCCAGATCCGATGCATCCACAGGTACTGTTCCGGCGCAATCCTCACCATCTGCTCAATTGCACGCCTGTACCGCGCCGTGATGTAAAAAAGTGGGTCCGGATGCCCCTCCCAGTCCGCAGGCCTGAT encodes:
- a CDS encoding response regulator; protein product: MARSRERLTDVRVLVVDDDRDVLESMMVAFAAEGAETLSASDGNTAVRLCMEEDPDVVILDMMLPGRSGFLALERIKGHEDSPLVVMVTANEGRRHQAYAESLGVDAYLLKPVPLERLIDMVDTLIQNRDLEAGAEDD